One genomic window of Saccharomyces cerevisiae S288C chromosome XII, complete sequence includes the following:
- the LAM6 gene encoding Lam6p (Sterol transporter that transfers sterols between membranes; may regulate and coordinate formation of contact sites between organelles; localizes to ER-mitochondrial contact sites in a Tom70p- and Tom71p-dependent manner; mitochondrial localization requires GRAM domain; also localizes to ER-vacuole contact sites, in a Vac8p-dependent manner; has GRAM and StART-like (VASt) domains; one of six StART-like domain-containing proteins in yeast; conserved across eukaryotes) — MWGDSMRELGDAMDNELNAVKPVVEEGGMDGARKFIKGKSFQKSSTEHMLISPGRDGSVPLNGLKSSPADPHLSDVNSILDNHRGGGETALTSVNNIIMATSTNGDSDGVDGDAKRPSISNCSSRSSFFDTVLSTFSLKSNSQDTVTNEVKNIEVQFASEEANKKFRQMFKPLAPNTRLITDYFCYFHREFPYQGRIYLSNTHLCFNSTVLNWMAKLQIPLNEIKYLDKVTTNSSAISVETVTNRYTFSGFIARDEVFQLITRVWSKENLTNINDVLEVDERVSKKKGISSTPSSIFNNVSTNAYNDFISTTTTEPTSRASYMSENDMLIEEAIRSVDDYMGTPRASPSSSSSSSSSSSSLGSSTTYYCRPVYRLKPNAPFQYEGPFHVQETMDFPYKPEANNEYVLLERQFSVPPGLLFIMMFNEDNPVFELSFLKTQDSSNISHIGTFEKVNKDGQHYREFQYTKQLHFPVGPKSTNCEVAEILLHCDWERYINVLSITRTPNVPSGTSFSTRTRYMFRWDDQGQGCILKISFWVDWNASSWIKPMVESNCKNGQISATKDLVKLVEEFVEKYVELSKEKADTLKPLPSVTSFGSPRKVAAPELTMVQPESKPEAEAEISEIGSDRWRFNWVNIIILVLLVLNLLYLMKLNKKMDKLTNLMTHKDEVVAHATLLDIPAKVQWSRPRRGDVL, encoded by the coding sequence ATGTGGGGGGATAGTATGCGCGAGCTTGGTGACGCTATGGATAATGAGTTGAATGCAGTGAAGCCGGTGGTGGAAGAAGGTGGCATGGATGGTGCCAGAAAATTTATTAAGGGTAAGAGCTTTCAGAAGTCTTCTACCGAACATATGTTGATTTCGCCCGGTAGGGATGGTTCAGTGCCATTGAATGGGTTGAAATCGTCGCCGGCAGACCCGCACTTGTCTGATGTTAATTCTATCTTGGACAATCATCGTGGCGGTGGCGAGACAGCTTTGACGTCtgtaaataatattatcatGGCCACTTCGACGAATGGGGACAGTGATGGGGTTGATGGAGATGCCAAGAGGCCGTCTATTTCTAACTGTTCGTCGAGatcatcattttttgacACCGTACTGAGCACGTTTTCCCTAAAATCAAATTCACAAGATACGGTTACTAATGAAgtcaaaaatattgagGTCCAGTTTGCATCCGAGGAGgctaataaaaaattcCGCCAAATGTTCAAGCCATTAGCTCCTAATACGAGACTTATTACGGACTACTTCTGCTACTTCCACAGAGAATTCCCCTATCAGGGCAGAATCTATCTCTCCAACACACATTTATGTTTCAACTCAACCGTGTTGAACTGGATGGCAAAGTTACAGATTCCCTTGAATGAAATTAAATATTTAGATAAGGTCACCACAAATTCAAGTGCTATTTCGGTGGAAACCGTGACTAACAGGTACACTTTTTCCGGATTCATAGCGAGAGACGAGGTTTTCCAATTGATTACAAGAGTTTGGTCAAAGGAAAACTTAACCAATATCAATGACGTTTTGGAGGTTGATGAGAGGGTCtccaagaaaaagggaATATCATCGACCCCTTCTTCCATATTCAACAATGTTTCTACCAATGCATATAACGATTTCATATCGACAACCACTACTGAACCAACAAGCAGGGCTTCCTACATGAGCGAGAACGACATGCTCATCGAGGAGGCCATAAGGTCCGTGGACGATTACATGGGCACACCAAGAGCATCgccatcttcttcatcttcgtcgTCATCGTCGTCATCGTCTTTAGGCTCTTCAACAACTTATTATTGTAGGCCCGTATATAGGTTAAAGCCAAACGCACCATTTCAATATGAGGGGCCATTCCATGTACAAGAAACCATGGACTTTCCTTATAAACCTGAGGCTAATAATGAATACGTGCTTCTGGAACGTCAATTCAGCGTTCCACCCGGCCTACTTTTCATTATGATGTTCAATGAAGATAATCCAGTTTTTGAGTTaagctttttgaaaactcaAGATTCGTCCAACATCTCACACATAGGgacttttgaaaaagtcaATAAAGATGGACAACATTACAGAGAATTCCAATACACCAAACAGCTGCATTTCCCTGTGGGGCCCAAATCCACAAACTGTGAGGTAGCGGAAATTCTTTTACACTGCGACTGGGAAAGGTACATAAATGTTTTAAGTATAACAAGAACACCAAATGTTCCTAGTGGTACCAGTTTCAGCACCAGAACGAGGTACATGTTCCGATGGGATGACCAGGGGCAAGGTTGCATATTAAAAATAAGTTTTTGGGTGGACTGGAACGCATCCAGTTGGATCAAGCCAATGGTAGAGAGCAATTGTAAAAATGGACAAATTAGCGCCACTAAGGACTTGGTAAAGTTAGTCGAAGAATTTGTAGAGAAATACGTGGAATtgagcaaagaaaaagcagaTACACTCAAGCCGTTGCCCAGTGTTACATCTTTTGGATCACCTAGGAAAGTGGCAGCACCGGAGCTGACGATGGTACAGCCGGAGTCGAAACCAGAAGCTGAGGCGGAAATCTCAGAAATAGGCAGCGACAGATGGAGGTTTAACTGGGTGAACATAATAATCTTGGTGCTCTTGGTGTTAAATCTGCTGTATTTAATGAAGTTGAACAAGAAGATGGATAAGCTGACGAACCTCATGACCCACAAGGACGAAGTTGTAGCGCACGCGACTCTATTGGACATACCAGCCAAAGTACAATGGTCAAGACCAAGAAGGGGAGACGTGTTGTAA
- the BOS1 gene encoding Bos1p (v-SNARE (vesicle specific SNAP receptor); localized to the endoplasmic reticulum membrane and necessary for vesicular transport from the ER to the Golgi; required for efficient nuclear fusion during mating), with protein MNALYNHAVKQKNQLQQELARFEKNSVTAPISLQGSISATLVSLEKTVKQYAEHLNRYKEDTNAEEIDPKFANRLATLTQDLHDFTAKFKDLKQSYNENNSRTQLFGSGASHVMDSDNPFSTSETIMNKRNVGGASANGKEGSSNGGGLPLYQGLQKEQSVFERGNAQLDYILEMGQQSFENIVEQNKILSKVQDRMSNGLRTLGVSEQTITSINKRVFKDKLVFWIALILLIIGIYYVLKWLR; from the exons ATG AACGCTCTTTACAACCATGCTGtgaagcaaaaaaatcaactacAACAAGAGTTGGCCAggtttgaaaagaattctGTGACCGCCCCTATTTCTTTACAAGGGTCCATCTCTGCAACTCTGGTCTCACTGGAGAAAACAGTTAAGCAATATGCAGAACATTTAAACAGATATAAAGAAGATACTAATGCAGAGGAAATTGATCCTAAGTTCGCTAATCGACTAGCAACTTTAACACAGGATCTGCACGACTTTACTGCCAAGTTTAAGGATTTAAAACAATCCTACAACGAAAATAATTCCAGAACTCAGTTGTTTGGCTCAGGAGCATCGCATGTTATGGACTCCGATAACCCCTTTAGTACATCAGAGACCATCATGAATAAAAGGAACGTTGGTGGTGCGAGTGCAAATGGTAAAGAGGGCTCTAGCAACGGTGGGGGACTACCGTTGTACCAAGGGCTACAAAAGGAACAGTCTGTTTTCGAAAGGGGTAACGCTCAATTAGATTACATTCTAGAAATGGGCCAACAATCATTCGAAAATATAGTggaacaaaacaaaattttatcCAAGGTACAAGATAGAATGTCAAATGGCCTAAGAACATTGGGTGTTTCGGAACAAACTATCACCTCTATCAATAAACGGGTGTTCAAAGATAAACTAGTCTTTTGGATCGCGTTAATTCTCTTGATCATAGGTATTTATTATGTGTTGAAATGGTTAAGATAG
- the FMP25 gene encoding Fmp25p (Protein required for assembly of respiratory complex III; mitochondrial inner membrane protein; required for an early step in assembly of respiratory complex III (cytochrome bc1 complex); mRNA is targeted to mitochondria), translating into MSFRLFTRTSQRLPRLNWVSPIRRYAKQPQYDEAELFAENINHGAYKAKKRPSDEHFQWPEKSPDQITKESELQWERMAKLSAVGQGILILVVVGGLGTAYLRWPELKSWWLIKMNGGRINATQEQSGQDSLEKLIRQKAKNLLREIPQVPAFQLGIDHPGVYIWGRCHSKDSLFPVRVPNLDGRKFRDILLAPSDDFNTNFAIDEKGDLISWDDLGQTKTILPDQDLTSMKYSSHFLYALNKKGEILVIPIRTPDLIASQVSSRRSKLLPWKTKLRYDWKLQTNQIFNGKEGEKRVVQFDAGSHHLVLLSNLGKAYCCATGNDQKQAQVSKGQFGIPTFSQFDEFPPNNQLFEIELLNKFKHEGEDVVRKREIKKIACGSYHTLAIDKTGEIYAFGWNRFGQLALPISYNLEYVSFPRSVTHAFKPHFPGMTNWKCVDIHCDDETSFVTIRKPGSTSDHHYFAFGNGLFGELGNNTFKNSQCDPIKIKSDDKKLTNWSCGSHCVFTETEQENEVIAWGNNDHGQLGIGKKTMKCAKPMNIPEVLKPGQDTTDLDSIYNSKLHLKKEQRVVTNGNKSCLYWRV; encoded by the coding sequence ATGTCATTCAGATTATTCACGAGGACTTCTCAACGTCTCCCTCGCCTTAACTGGGTTAGTCCCATCAGGCGATACGCCAAACAACCTCAATACGATGAAGCAGAGTTGTTTGCAGAGAACATTAACCATGGCGCATAtaaagcaaagaaaaggcCATCAGACGAGCATTTCCAATGGCCTGAGAAGTCTCCTGATCAGATCACAAAGGAATCTGAACTCCAATGGGAAAGGATGGCGAAATTATCTGCTGTTGGGCAAGGGATCCTCATTCTCGTGGTAGTGGGTGGGTTGGGAACGGCCTACTTGCGTTGGCCAGAATTAAAATCCTGGTGGTTAATCAAGATGAATGGCGGTCGCATAAATGCAACGCAAGAGCAAAGTGGACAGGATTCGTTGGAAAAATTGATCAGACAAAAGGCCAAAAATCTATTAAGGGAGATTCCTCAAGTGCCTGCCTTTCAACTTGGAATAGATCATCCTGGTGTATACATATGGGGAAGGTGTCATTCTAAGGACTCATTGTTCCCTGTTAGAGTACCTAATTTGGATGGTCGTAAATTCAGAGATATCCTATTAGCTCCCTCTGACGATTTCAACACCAATTTTGCAATTGACGAGAAAGGCGATTTGATATCGTGGGATGATTTGGGACAAACAAAAACGATATTGCCAGATCAAGATTTGACCTCAATGAAGTATTCTAGTCACTTTTTGTACGCTTTGAATAAAAAGGGTGAAATATTGGTCATACCTATAAGAACGCCGGATCTGATAGCTTCGCAAGTATCATCAAGAAGGTCGAAATTGTTGCCATGGAAGACAAAACTAAGATATGATTGGAAATTACAAACAAATCAGATTTTCAACGGTAAGGAAGGAGAAAAACGTGTAGTACAATTTGACGCTGGTAGCCATCATCTGGTGTTGCTATCTAATTTAGGTAAGGCTTATTGCTGCGCGACGGGAAATGATCAAAAACAAGCTCAAGTATCCAAAGGACAATTCGGTATACCAACATTCTCACAATTCGATGAGTTTCCTCCCAATAATCAACTATTCGAAATTGAACTGCTGAACAAATTTAAGCATGAAGGAGAAGACGTTGTCCgcaaaagagaaattaaaaagatAGCTTGCGGGTCGTACCATACACTGGCAATAGATAAGACTGGTGAAATTTATGCCTTTGGCTGGAATAGGTTCGGCCAATTGGCACTACCTATTTCGTACAATCTAGAATATGTTTCTTTCCCAAGATCGGTAACGCATGCATTTAAACCGCATTTCCCGGGGATGACGAATTGGAAATGTGTGGATATTCATTGTGATGATGAAACATCGTTTGTGACCATTCGTAAGCCTGGCTCAACGTCAGACCATCATTATTTCGCGTTTGGTAATGGACTTTTTGGTGAATTGGGCAACAACACTTTCAAGAACTCGCAATGTGATCCCATAAAAATCAAGTCGGATGACAAGAAATTGACCAACTGGAGTTGCGGCTCTCATTGTGTGTTCACTGAAACTGAACAAGAAAACGAGGTCATTGCATGGGGTAATAACGACCATGGCCAACTAGGtattggaaagaaaactatGAAATGCGCTAAGCCAATGAACATTCCCGAAGTTCTCAAACCAGGACAAGACACGACAGATTTGGACTCAATTTATAACAGTAAATTACACTTAAAAAAGGAGCAACGTGTAGTCACCAATGGTAATAAAAGTTGCTTATACTGGCGGGTTTGA
- the BUD20 gene encoding Bud20p (C2H2-type zinc finger protein required for ribosome assembly; shuttling factor which associates with pre-60S particles in the nucleus, accompanying them to the cytoplasm; cytoplasmic dissociation of Bud20p requires Drg1p; N-terminus harbors a nuclear localization signal (NLS) and a nuclear export signal (NES); cytoplasmic Bud20p is reimported by Kap123-dependent pathway; involved in bud-site selection; diploid mutants display a random budding pattern; similar to human ZNF593) codes for MGRYSVKRYKTKRRTRDLDLIYNDLSTKESVQKLLNQPLDETKPGLGQHYCIHCAKYMETAIALKTHLKGKVHKRRVKELRGVPYTQEVSDAAAGYNLNKFLNRVQEITQSVGPEKESNEALLKEHLDSTLANVKTTEPTLPWAAADAEANTAAVTEAESTASAST; via the coding sequence ATGGGTAGATATTCGGTGAAGAGATACAAGactaaaagaagaacacGAGACTTGGACCTGATCTATAACGATTTGTCCACCAAGGAATCAGTACAGAAGCTTCTGAACCAGCCATTGGATGAAACCAAACCGGGCCTTGGTCAGCACTATTGCATACACTGTGCCAAATACATGGAGACTGCTATAGCGTTAAAAACGCATTTAAAGGGCAAAGTGCACAAAAGAAGAGTCAAGGAGTTGAGGGGTGTCCCTTACACACAAGAAGTCTCTGATGCTGCTGCGGGCTACAATTTGAACAAGTTCTTGAACCGTGTACAGGAGATCACGCAATCGGTGGGTCCGGAGAAGGAAAGTAATGAGGCCTTGCTGAAGGAGCATTTGGACAGTACCTTGGCAAACGTCAAAACAACAGAACCTACTCTACCGTGGGCGGCTGCTGATGCCGAGGCGAATACCGCTGCCGTAACAGAGGCAGAGTCTACTGCCTCAGCCAGTACTTAA
- the RPL10 gene encoding 60S ribosomal protein uL16 RPL10 (Ribosomal 60S subunit protein L10; homologous to mammalian ribosomal protein L10 and bacterial L16; responsible for joining the 40S and 60S subunits; regulates translation initiation; similar to members of the QM gene family; protein abundance increases under DNA replication stress; mutations in human homolog implicated in T-cell acute lymphoblastic leukemia and also autism spectrum disorders (ASD); human RPL10 can complement yeast null mutant): MARRPARCYRYQKNKPYPKSRYNRAVPDSKIRIYDLGKKKATVDEFPLCVHLVSNELEQLSSEALEAARICANKYMTTVSGRDAFHLRVRVHPFHVLRINKMLSCAGADRLQQGMRGAWGKPHGLAARVDIGQIIFSVRTKDSNKDVVVEGLRRARYKFPGQQKIILSKKWGFTNLDRPEYLKKREAGEVKDDGAFVKFLSKKGSLENNIREFPEYFAAQA; this comes from the coding sequence ATGGCTAGAAGACCAGCTAGATGTTACAGATACCAAAAGAACAAGCCTTACCCAAAGTCTAGATACAACAGAGCTGTTCCAGACTCCAAGATCAGAATCTACGATTTGGGTAAGAAGAAGGCTACCGTCGATGAATTCCCATTGTGTGTCCATTTGGTTTCCAACGAATTGGAACAATTGTCTTCTGAAGCTTTGGAAGCTGCTCGTATCTGTGCCAACAAGTACATGACTACTGTCTCCGGTAGAGATGCTTTCCACTTAAGAGTCAGAGTCCATCCTTTCCATGTCTTGAGAATCAACAAGATGTTGTCTTGTGCCGGTGCGGATAGATTGCAACAAGGTATGAGAGGTGCTTGGGGTAAGCCACACGGTTTGGCCGCTCGTGTCGACATTGGTCAAATTATCTTCTCTGTCAGAACCAAGGACAGCAACAAGGATGTTGTCGTTGAAGGTTTGAGAAGAGCCAGATACAAGTTCCCAGGTCAACAAAAGATTATTTTGTCTAAGAAGTGGGGTTTCACCAACTTGGACAGACCAGAATACTTGAAGAAGAGAGAAGCTGGTGAAGTCAAGGACGACGGTGCTTTCGTTAAGTTCTTGTCCAAGAAGGGttctttggaaaacaaCATCAGAGAATTCCCAGAATACTTTGCTGCTCAAGCTTAA
- the RFU1 gene encoding Rfu1p (Protein that inhibits Doa4p deubiquitinating activity; contributes to ubiquitin homeostasis by regulating the conversion of free ubiquitin chains to ubiquitin monomers by Doa4p; GFP-fusion protein localizes to endosomes) yields the protein MKSSKQLVQDAKDYRFNPAIPLRIYLKTCIGILEKAQCAFQANDLSLSFIYYFRYVDLLTNKLSRHPELLRMDASSSSSSSYIHKREYLQLIKLEVPAVCKIIESLRTQIDSQYSKLQTSLANNIAKPNINANTTPVQVEQQPLPKKSFDEYSFNQSISFFQKISNAQLNTGASSQSQATARDEAYRLNYPELPRLTFST from the coding sequence ATGAAGTCTAGTAAGCAATTGGTTCAGGACGCTAAGGATTATCGCTTCAATCCGGCGATACCATTGAGAATTTACCTGAAAACATGCATCGGCATATTGGAAAAGGCACAGTGTGCGTTCCAGGCCAACGACTTGTCGCTGTcgtttatttattattttagaTATGTGGATTTATTGACTAACAAACTATCTAGACACCCTGAGCTTTTGCGCATGGATGCGTCGTCGTCATCGTCGTCATCGTATATTCATAAAAGAGAATACCTGCAACTCATAAAGTTGGAAGTGCCTGCGGTCtgcaaaattattgaaagcTTACGCACCCAAATTGATTCTCAATACAGCAAATTGCAAACATCACTCGCTAATAATATAGCCAAGCCGAACATAAACGCAAACACAACTCCCGTGCAGGTGGAGCAACAACCACTGCCGAAGAAATCTTTCGACGAGTATAGCTTCAACCaatcaatttcttttttccagaaaatttcaaacgCACAACTTAATACCGGAGCAAGCTCTCAGAGTCAGGCCACTGCCCGTGATGAAGCCTACAGACTGAATTATCCGGAGCTACCACGCCTTACATTCTCCACATAg
- the EMP46 gene encoding Emp46p (Integral membrane component of ER-derived COPII-coated vesicles; functions in ER to Golgi transport; EMP46 has a paralog, EMP47, that arose from the whole genome duplication), producing the protein MTTRKTASSLQLLGKITGTKAGTKQKKMNFINGLIWLYMCVWMVHGKVTQKDELKWNKGYSLPNLLEVTDQQKELSQWTLGDKVKLEEGRFVLTPGKNTKGSLWLKPEYSIKDAMTIEWTFRSFGFRGSTKGGLAFWLKQGNEGDSTELFGGSSKKFNGLMILLRLDDKLGESVTAYLNDGTKDLDIESSPYFASCLFQYQDSMVPSTLRLTYNPLDNHLLKLQMDNRVCFQTRKVKFMGSSPFRIGTSAINDASKESFEILKMKLYDGVIEDSLIPNVNPMGQPRVVTKVINSQTGEESFREKMPFSDKEESITSNELFEKMNKLEGKIMANDIDPLLRKMNKIVENERELIQRLRPLLDLKKTAISDDSFQDFLSMNANLDRLIKEQEKIRQDAKLYGKQTKGHDEIFSKISVWLALLIFIMITLAYYMFRINQDIKKVKLL; encoded by the coding sequence ATGACTACAAGAAAGACAGCTTCCTCTCTTCAGCTTTTAGGGAAAATCACAGGAACAAAAGCTGGAACTaagcaaaagaagatgaattTCATTAATGGACTGATATGGttatatatgtgtgtgtGGATGGTACACGGAAAAGTGACGCAGAAGGATGAATTGAAATGGAATAAAGGATACTCGCTACCAAATTTGCTAGAAGTGACAGATCAGCAAAAAGAACTTTCACAATGGACTTTGGGTGACAAAGTAAAACTTGAAGAAGGGAGGTTTGTTTTAACTCCTGGAAAGAACACAAAGGGTTCACTTTGGTTGAAACCTGAATATTCAATAAAGGATGCAATGACAATAGAGTGGACGTTTAGAAGTTTCGGGTTCAGAGGCAGCACAAAGGGGGGTCTTGCATTTTGGCTGAAGCAAGGAAATGAGGGAGATAGTACCGAGTTATTTGGTGGAAGTTCGAAGAAGTTTAATGGtttgatgatattgttACGATTAGACGATAAGTTGGGAGAGAGCGTGACAGCGTATTTGAATGACGGAACAAAAGATCTTGATATTGAATCCTCACCGTACTTTGCGTCATGTCTGTTCCAATACCAGGATTCCATGGTACCATCAACATTAAGATTGACTTACAATCCACTAGATAATCACTTGTTAAAGTTGCAAATGGACAACAGAGTGTGTTTCCAGACAAGGAAAGTTAAATTTATGGGCAGCAGCCCATTTAGGATTGGAACAAGTGCTATCAACGATGCATCCAAAGAATCGTTtgaaatcttgaaaatgaagcTTTATGACGGAGTTATAGAGGATTCGCTAATTCCTAACGTGAATCCTATGGGACAACCCAGAGTGGTTACTAAAGTGATCAATTCTCAAACTGGTGAAGAGAGTTTCAGGGAAAAGATGCCATTTTCTGATAAGGAAGAAAGTATAACGAGTAACGAGCTTTTCGAAAAGATGAACAAGTTGGAGGGGAAAATCATGGCAAATGATATCGATCCATTACTCCGCAAGATGAACAAGATTGTGGAGAATGAACGTGAACTGATTCAACGTTTAAGACCACTGTTAGATCTGAAGAAAACAGCCATAAGTGACGATAGTTTCCAAGATTTTCTTTCGATGAACGCAAACCTGGACAGATTgataaaagaacaagaaaaaattcgaCAAGATGCCAAGCTGTATGGCAAGCAGACCAAAGGTCATGATGAgatattttccaaaataagTGTATGGTTGGCACTGCTGATTTTCATTATGATCACATTGGCGTACTACATGTTTAGAATTAACCAAGACATCAAGAAGGTCAAACTTCTGTAA
- the SIC1 gene encoding cyclin-dependent protein serine/threonine kinase inhibiting protein SIC1 (Cyclin-dependent kinase inhibitor (CKI); inhibitor of Cdc28-Clb kinase complexes that controls G1/S phase transition, preventing premature S phase and ensuring genomic integrity; phosphorylated by Clb5/6-Cdk1 and Cln1/2-Cdk1 kinase which regulate timing of Sic1p degradation; phosphorylation targets Sic1p for SCF(CDC4)-dependent turnover; functional homolog of mammalian Kip1): MTPSTPPRSRGTRYLAQPSGNTSSSALMQGQKTPQKPSQNLVPVTPSTTKSFKNAPLLAPPNSNMGMTSPFNGLTSPQRSPFPKSSVKRTLFQFESHDNGTVREEQEPLGRVNRILFPTQQNVDIDAAEEEEEGEVLLPPSRPTSARQLHLSLERDEFDQTHRKKIIKDVPGTPSDKVITFELAKNWNNNSPKNDARSQESEDEEDIIINPVRVGKNPFASDELVTQEIRNERKRAMLRENPDIEDVITYVNKKGEVVEKRRLTDEEKRRFKPKALFQSRDQEH, translated from the coding sequence ATGACTCCTTCCACCCCACCAAGGTCCAGAGGGACTAGGTACCTTGCGCAGCCTAGTGGCAATACTAGTTCTAGTGCCCTAATGCAAGGTCAAAAGACCCCCCAAAAGCCTTCACAGAACCTAGTCCCTGTCACTCCCTCAACAACTAAGTCTTTTAAAAATGCGCCATTATTAGCACCTCCCAATTCGAACATGGGTATGACCTCTCCATTTAATGGGCTTACGTCTCCTCAACGCTCGCCGTTTCCAAAATCTTCAGTGAAGAGGACACTATTCCAATTTGAAAGTCATGATAATGGAACAGTAAGGGAAGAGCAGGAACCATTGGGTCGTGTAAATAGGATATTGTTTCCCACGCAGCAAAATGTGGATATAGATgcagcagaagaagaagaagaaggagaagTTCTTCTTCCCCCCAGCAGACCTACATCTGCCAGGCAGTTACATTTATCACTTGAAAGAGATGAGTTTGATCAGACACATAGAAAGAAGATTATTAAAGATGTACCTGGTACGCCCAGCGACAAGGTGATAACATTTGAATTggcaaaaaattggaaCAACAACTCTCCGAAAAATGACGCCAGGAGTCAAGAAAGTGAAGACGAGGAAgacatcatcatcaatcCAGTGCGGGTGGGTAAAAATCCCTTTGCATCAGATGAACTGGTCACTCAGGAAATTAGAAATGAACGTAAAAGGGCAATGTTGAGAGAAAACCCAGATATAGAAGACGTAATAACATATGTCAATAAGAAGGGAGAGGTGGTAGAGAAACGAAGGTTAAcggatgaagaaaagagaagatTCAAGCCAAAGGCATTGTTTCAATCTAGGGATCAAGAGcattga